GAATATAATGCAGATTTAAACAATTCCTTGGCGTCATCTCTTCCGCTGTCAATATAATAAACTATTTCGCTGTTTTTGATCGCTACGTCCAAATATTTCCCTCCTTGTCTAATAGTATTAATTCCCAATTGTCTATAAATAATTAATGGTAATTTATACTAAGAGAGTTTAAAAATTTGTTTTAATTTATCTGTCATAAGGCAAAAATTTTAATATCTTTTGTAAATAAAATTTCATTACAGGCGACAGTTATTTCCATTTTTTGTAAATTTAATGTGATAATCTAGTATATGGAAAATAATCCCAGTTTTTGTGCCATAATAAATTAAAATTAACTACCGGTCAAATTGCTTTCTTGTGTCAATATTCTCTCAGGTATGAAATAGCTTTTTGTTTGAAAGCAGTTTGACAATACAAAAGGAGGATGTTTTATGTCGAATTTTGAAATACCGTCGAATATCAAGCAAATCGGTAGCATATCCGACGGCATGCGCATTTATATGGAGGATTATGTTTGCACCTACATACAGGCCCTTTCCAACTCTTATGAAAACAATGAGGTGCTTGCTGTGCTTATAGGACGGCATTTAACCATAGACTCCGCCCCTGTTCTTTTTATCAACGGCTGTATTGAAGGAAAATATTGCATTGAAGACGGCGGAATCCTTACTTTCAGTGAAAAAAGCTATGATTATATTTTAGGTCAGAAGGATAAATATTTTCCAAAAACCGATATTGTGGGCTGGGTCCAGTCGCAGCCGAGTTATGGCACATACTTGAACTCCCTCTATAAAAAGTATCATATGAATAATTTCAAAAAGGAATATCAGGTGCTTTTTGTAACCGACCCTATCCAGAAGCTGAATTGCTTTTATGCTTACAATGAGGACATGACTCAGCTGGAAGAGATTAATGGTTATTTTATATATTATGATAAAAATAGAAATATGCACGAGTATATGATAGATAATAAAGACGAAAATTTAAAATTAAAGGATAAACTGGCAATTTACGCCGAAGAAGAGGACATTAAGAATTCGGCTCATATAACAGAAAGGGAAGAAAAGCGAAGGAAGACCCCTTCAGAAGCCCAAATCAGAACCCGCCAAGCTGTAAGAAAGAGAAAAACAAGATATGACCAGAAAAGAACAGTCAATATGCTTGCGGCATTAAGTGCCATAATGTTTTTAATTTCCGGCGTAATGGGAGCGGGCCTTATTAAAAGCGAAGAAAGAATCGCAGTTCTTGAGCAGAACCTTTCAGCTTTAAATACGGCCTATAGAAATATATCTGCTTCCATGGAAGAAACCCAGGCGGCTTTCCTTGGGCAAAGTGAACAAAAAGATAATTCGGAAGAAAATCCTGTTCCCCCTTCGGAAACTACTCCTCAGGAGCAAAACACCGAAGCAGCCGTAACAGAACCCCCTGCCGAAGCTCCCCCTTCGGAGGCCCCTGTAGAAACACCGGCGGAGACACCTTCCCCTTCCCCAGTCCCTCAGACGGAATCAAGCGCAATACCTGAATCCTATATCGTTCAACAAGGAGATAATCTCCTTTATATAAGCAGAAAGTTTTACGGCTCTGAAAATATGGTTGAAAAAATAATGGAAGCAAATAACATGGACAACCCTGACACTATATATTTCGGGAAAAAATTAATTCTTCCGAGGCCTTAAGCAGCATCTTGATTAATTTTATAGCTATTATACTTGATTAAATATGAAATAGTATCACTGTCATTTTGCTTTAAAATAATCATTTATAAATTAGGATTTGCTCGACTTTAAACCAATATGGCAATATTTGCTGGCTGGCTGAATCTTGATTTACTGTATTGACAGCTGGACCATACATTATTTGTTTTATAATACTTTTTATGGAGATAGGATATGGATAGTGAGAAAAAAGCAATATCTGAAATAGCAGCTGCAATAGCCCATGAGGTAAAAAATCCCATAGCACTTGTAAGCGCAAATATTGATCTCATGGAGCTTAAAGATAAGAATAAAGTATATGAAAACAATTATATAATGATGAGAAGAGAGCTTTCAAAAATAAACGAACTTATGATGGATTTTATTAATCTTACGGAGCCTTTTGCAGAAGAAGGAGAAACCGTTTATTTATACCCTATACTTGCGGAGTTTTCCGAAATATATGCTGCCGCTTCAAACGAAAGAATCAAAATAAACTTATTAATAAAAAATAAAGCAGTAAAAGTAAACGGAAAGGAAAAATCCTTAAGAATCCTTTTTTCAAACATAATTAAAAATGCTGTGGAAGCCATCGAAGGTACCGGCTTTGTAAACATAGAGCTAAAGGAAGATCGGAATTTTATCGTCCTTGAATTTAAGGACAGCGGAAAGGGGATATGCGAAAAAGTCAAATCGAAAATAGGAGAAAAGCATTTTACGACGAAAAAATACGGAAGCGGCCTCGGCATATTAATCTGCCGAAAAATAGCCGAGGAGCACAGAGGCGATTTTACCCTCTGTAATTGGGAAGGAGGTTGTTCTGCTGTAGTAAGGCTTCCTAAGCCATGAAAGTTAAACTTATACATACGTATATAGTCTAAAAAACTCCGGCATGGGTAGCAGTAGCATAACAGTGATATCGCCTTTTATAGACGATATCACTGTTTTTTATGAGAAAAAATAGAAGAGTAATCATACTTTAGAGAATTCGCCTGTCGGAAAATATCTAAACTCACTCCCTCTTTAACAATGTGGCTATAAAAATTATCCACAATAGACGTGGACACATAATAAAAAGCTATGATAAAATTAAAAATACATATAATGTGCAAAGGGAGATGCAGGGATGAATAAAGAGGAAATTGCCAAAAGTATATATGATGTTTCCCACATAACCGGGGAATTTAAACTGCGCTCTGGTCAAGTTTCTATGGAGTATTTTGATAAATATTTATTCGAGGCTAAACCTGAATTGCTTATGGCAATTGCTAAAATAATGCAGCCGCTGATTCCGGCAGAAACAGAGATTATTGCAGGCCTTGAGATGGGCGGTATCCCTGTTGTCACTGCTCTTTCTATTGTAAGCGGATTACCATCTGCTTTTGTTCGGAAAAAACCTAAGATGTATGGGACATGTAAACTTGCAGAAGGCACAAATATTAGTCATAAAAATGTATGCATAATTGAAGATGTTGTCACAACAGGCGGACAGATTGTAGACAGCGTTAATGAATTAAGAAAACAAGGGGCAATAATCAACACTGTTTTATGTGTTATTTTAAGAGACGAAAAAGCAATCGAAACCCTTGCATATGAAGGTTTGAATATTATTCCAGCATTTACAATGGACTATATCAAGGAAAAAATAGCTTCTGATAATAAATAATACATAAATCGGTGAGGATAAAATTCCTCACCGATTTTAAATGTTTTTTTATTTTACCCTTCTATGTGCCGGGGCTTTTTATACTTATTCTATAGGCTCTAAATGGGCTTGGAAATGCCTTAAAATAGGCGGCTCCCATGTAATGCGGTAACCCTTTTTAATCTCACTTGCTCTTTCCTTTATGGCAATAAGGGCGTCTGCCATTACGTCAAAATGGGCCTGTGTATAGACTCTTCTTGGAATTGCAAGGCGGCTGAATTCAAACTGGGATTTTAACTGCTCTCCCGTATCGGGGTCGTTTCCAAGCATATAAGAACCAATATCACAGGTACGAATGCCGGCTTCTTTATAAAGCTCTATGCAAAGGGTCTGGGCAGGATATTCATAATAAGGTATCTGGGGAAACATAGCGGCTGCATCGATAAATAAGCCGTGGCCTCCTACCGGTGACTGATAAACGATACCGGCCTCGTCAAGCTTTGCCGCAAGGTATTCCATCTGGCCTATTCTATATTCAAGATAGCTGTCTTCGATGCTTTCATAAAGACCTATGGCAAGGGCTTCCAAATCTCTGCCTGATAATCCGCCGTATGTATAAAAGCCTTCATAGCTTATGCAGTTTGCTTTTATATCTAAAATTACAGGGGCTTTGCCGTCCTTGATGCCAATAAGGCCGCCCATATTCACGATGCCGTCTTTTTTGGCAGACATTGTAAACATATCAGCATAACTGAACATTTCTTTTATAATGTCTTTTATTGGGGTGTTTTCGTAGCCCTTTTCATCTCTTTTTATAAAATACGCATTTTCAGCATATCTTGCAGCATCTATATCGAGAGGGATATTGTACTTTTTGCATATTGCCGATACCTCTCTCATGTTCTGCATGGAAACAGGCTGGCCTCCCGCAGAATTGTTGGTAATAGTCATTATTACAAGGCCTACATTTTCGGGGCCTTTTTCAAGAATGATTTCTTCCAGCTTCTTTACGTCCATATTGCCTTTAAAGGGCGCTCTTTTTGCCGGGTCTTTGGCTTCTTCAACAACACAGTCTATAGCTCTTGCTCCTGCAAGCTCCACATGGGCCCTTGTTGTATCAAAGAACATATTGGATATGGAAAACTTTCCTTTTCCAAGGAAGAAAGGAAGAAGAACCTTTTCCGCAGCTCTTCCCTGATGAACAGGCTGAATATAATCATAGCCGAAAATATCTCTTCCGGCCTCTATAAGCCTATAATAGCTTTTTCCTCCGGCATAGGCTTCGTCTCCGGTCATTACGCCGGACCATTGCTTATCGCTCATGGCGTTTGTTCCGGAATCTGTCAAAAGGTCGATATAAACGTCCTCTGCCGATAAAGCAAACAGATTATAGTTTGCTTCCTTGATTTTTCTTTCTCTTTCCTCCCGGGATAATACCTTTATCGGCTCTACCATCTTAATGCGGAAGGGTTCAGGTACATACTTAATTGCCATATGATTCATCCTTTCAAATATATTTGAATACCCCGGTCACCTTCAATGGCTGGCGGACAGTATTTCCTTCTTCGTAAAATTCTCTTAGAGAAGTATTCTGGAATTATACTGCTTGCATAACAAATGTATTTAAATAAGCAAAGTTTGTACTATAGTAAAACAATTAGATTACAGTAACAAAAGCCGTATATTTTGAATGGCTTAACAGAAGGGGTTCTACTCTATTAAGCCGTTTATGAAAAATAGGCTTTTGTTACTACTTTAAAGTTGTTTTACTATAAAATGAGAGCCTGATATTCAATTATAAAAGTATCATCCTTGGATTGAATTTCCGTTCCTTTAAGGAACATCTGTACATAAAGATGTTACAGAGCGTCTTCAGAAGATAAATCCAAATCTCGCAGGTGAAGCCCGCAGAGTTTTAGAGGTAAATAAATCGGAGAGGCACATAAGGGGAGGCCTCGCCACTAAAGAAAAATATCTAAACATTTCACAAAACATTCCGACTAAAAAATTTAAATAGACCGAAGATTTTATAGTTATATTTAAGCGCAGTATGAAGCTTGGCTTTATATTGCGCTTAGTTATGTGTTTTAAGATATTTCATTTCTCATTATATATTACATAAGGGCCAAAGTAAATAAATTACACTGCTTTTAAAATACCCTTTTATATAGAATCTTTTTTAAATCTAATTCCTTCCTAAATATTTTTAATTCACAGAGGCTTCTTCTATCCTGTTTTTCAATATTAATTATTCATAGAATCCCTGCTGTTTTGGTGGATATTTGCACTTAGATATGTTACAATTTTTAAACGGTATACAAAATTTACCGTAAAAAAATTAAGCTAAGGTATTTACCAGATATCCTTTGGTTTAATTTATTGACATGCCAACTTACACTGAATATGATAAGAGAAACATCAGGCTACTGTAATTAGCCTCCAAGTGCTTTTAAAGGATTTGATAATATGATATATTTTGTACGCGGAAAGTTACATAGTATCCTTCCAAATAAGGTTATAATAGAGAATAACGGAATAGGCTATGAAATAACCATAGGTAATTCTACTGTTTCAAAGCTTCCTCCTTCCGGAAGCGAGGTTCTGCTTTATACCTATTATCAGAATAAAGAAGATAATACCGCTCTCTTCGGCTTTATGACGAAAGAAGAGCTTAGTATGTTTCATCTTCTTATTTCCGTATCAGGCATTGGGCCTAAAAGTGCTGTTACAATGCTTGGAGAGACAAGCCCTAAAGACCTTATGGTTGCCATCATCACAGATGATATTAAAACCATGAGCAGCTTCCCGGGAATAGGCAAAAAGACCGCCGCCCGGCTTATTTTAGAACTTAAAGATAAAATAAAAACTCAAGATGCAGTAAATGAAGAATTTGGCGATATTGTCCCCTCTTCTTCCGGTGCCCCTTCCGATGAAAAATCAGAAGCCGTAGATGCCCTTACAGCCTTGGGATATTCAAGAAGCGAAGCCTTTAAAACAGTAATTTCCGTATGGGAAGAAAATATGCCGGTAGAAACCATAATAAAGCTTGCCCTTAAGGCCTTTGCCGGAAAAAACAGAAGCTAATTTCGACCTCTTTATTTGCTTTTGCATAAGGAAAGGCAAATAAAGCGTATATTGGAGTTGATTTAATGGAACAAAGAATCATAACAGGGGATTTAAGAGACGAGGATATAGAGCTTGAACAGGGCCTGCGGCCTTTAACCTTCAGTACCTATATCGGTCAGGAGAGGGTCAAAAGCGCAATGGAGGTTTATGTAAAGGCCGCCAAAATGCGTAATGAGCCTCTGGACCATGTTCTTTTATATGGTCCTCCCGGTTTGGGAAAAACAACCCTCTCAAATATCATAGCCAATGAAATGAATGTCAAAATAAAAATCACCTCCGGTCCTGCCATAGAAAGGCCCGGTGACATGGCTGCCATACTGAACGACCTTAACGAAGGAGATATTTTATTTATAGATGAAATTCACAGGCTGAACAGGGCCATAGAAGAAATTCTTTACCCTGCCATGGAGGATTTTGTCATAGATATTGTTATCGGCAAAGGCCCCGGGGCAAAAAGCATACGCCTTGACCTGCCTAAATTCACTATGGTTGGTGCAACGACAAGAATAGGGCTTTTAACGGCCCCTTTAAGAGACAGATTCGGCGTAATAGAAAGGCTTGAGCCTTATACCGTAAGCGAGCTTTGCCAAATCGTATCCCGGTCTGCCGATGTTTTGAATATAGAAATTGAGCCTAAAGGTGCTGAAGAAATCGCAAGGCGTTCCAGGGGAACCCCAAGAATAGCCAATCGATTGCTTAAACGGGTAAGAGATTTTGCCCAGGTTATGCATGATGGAATCATAACGGAAGATATTGCCATAAGCTCTCTTGATATCCTTGAAGTTGATAAAATGGGTCTTGACCTTACAGACAGAAAAATGCTCCTTGCCATAATAGAAAAATTTGGCGGCGGCCCTGTAGGGGTAGAAAGCCTTGCCGCTTCCATAAATGAAGAAACAGATACCATTGAAGATGTATATGAGCCTTATCTGATACAGATGGGCTTTCTTATGAGAACCCCCAGAGGCCGGCAGGTTACAGACCTTGGCTATAAATACCTGGGCATCAATAAAAACGGCGACTCTAATCAGATGGAGCTGGATATGTAATTGTTTAACGAGGTGATAGAAATGCAGAGACCTGTTTATATTTTAGGCCATAAAAATCCTGATACGGATTCTATTTGTTCCGCAATCGCCTATGCGGAGCTTAAACAGCAGCTAGGCTTTCAAAACGTTAAGCCTTTTCGGCTTGGCAATGTAAACCATGAAACTGAGTTCGTGCTGAATTATTTCGGCGTTGAAGTTCCTGAGCTTGTTACGGATATAAGCCCTTCTTTAAGGGATTTAGATTTATATACGCCTGAATCTATTGAAAAGGATGCTCCCCTTAAAGCAGCATGGGCAGTTTTAAGCAGCCAGAAAGGAAGCAGAATTCTTCCTGTTATGGGGGAAGATAATAAGCTTGAAGGCATTATTTCCATCGGAGATATAACCAACCTTTTTATGAAAGTTGCCGATGAGGATTTAGGCTCAAACTATGAGGTTTTATTTAAAAATCTTATAAAAACTCTTGATTTTCTTAAAATCGAAGGCACTTACCCTTATGAAAAAATCGAAGGCGCCATATATATAGGCTCTACCATAGAGGATATCTCAACCCTTACGGAAAAAGATGTGGTTATTACAAATGATCTTGATACGGCGAAGAAAATATCTAAAAAGTCTCAGTGCGGCTGCCTTATATTGACAAATTCCCAGCCTATAGATGATCTGAAACCGGGAAAACATGCCGTCGCCAGCGTAAAATCATCATTATTTAAAACCATAGGGCTGTTAAACCAGTCCATATCCGTAGGCTCTTTAATGAAAAAGGATAATATTCTTACCTTTTCAGCAGATTCCTTTATTGATGATGTTATAGACGTAGTTCAA
This is a stretch of genomic DNA from Anaeropeptidivorans aminofermentans. It encodes these proteins:
- a CDS encoding LysM peptidoglycan-binding domain-containing protein, whose protein sequence is MSNFEIPSNIKQIGSISDGMRIYMEDYVCTYIQALSNSYENNEVLAVLIGRHLTIDSAPVLFINGCIEGKYCIEDGGILTFSEKSYDYILGQKDKYFPKTDIVGWVQSQPSYGTYLNSLYKKYHMNNFKKEYQVLFVTDPIQKLNCFYAYNEDMTQLEEINGYFIYYDKNRNMHEYMIDNKDENLKLKDKLAIYAEEEDIKNSAHITEREEKRRKTPSEAQIRTRQAVRKRKTRYDQKRTVNMLAALSAIMFLISGVMGAGLIKSEERIAVLEQNLSALNTAYRNISASMEETQAAFLGQSEQKDNSEENPVPPSETTPQEQNTEAAVTEPPAEAPPSEAPVETPAETPSPSPVPQTESSAIPESYIVQQGDNLLYISRKFYGSENMVEKIMEANNMDNPDTIYFGKKLILPRP
- a CDS encoding sensor histidine kinase; its protein translation is MDSEKKAISEIAAAIAHEVKNPIALVSANIDLMELKDKNKVYENNYIMMRRELSKINELMMDFINLTEPFAEEGETVYLYPILAEFSEIYAAASNERIKINLLIKNKAVKVNGKEKSLRILFSNIIKNAVEAIEGTGFVNIELKEDRNFIVLEFKDSGKGICEKVKSKIGEKHFTTKKYGSGLGILICRKIAEEHRGDFTLCNWEGGCSAVVRLPKP
- the pyrE gene encoding orotate phosphoribosyltransferase — protein: MNKEEIAKSIYDVSHITGEFKLRSGQVSMEYFDKYLFEAKPELLMAIAKIMQPLIPAETEIIAGLEMGGIPVVTALSIVSGLPSAFVRKKPKMYGTCKLAEGTNISHKNVCIIEDVVTTGGQIVDSVNELRKQGAIINTVLCVILRDEKAIETLAYEGLNIIPAFTMDYIKEKIASDNK
- a CDS encoding tryptophanase → MAIKYVPEPFRIKMVEPIKVLSREERERKIKEANYNLFALSAEDVYIDLLTDSGTNAMSDKQWSGVMTGDEAYAGGKSYYRLIEAGRDIFGYDYIQPVHQGRAAEKVLLPFFLGKGKFSISNMFFDTTRAHVELAGARAIDCVVEEAKDPAKRAPFKGNMDVKKLEEIILEKGPENVGLVIMTITNNSAGGQPVSMQNMREVSAICKKYNIPLDIDAARYAENAYFIKRDEKGYENTPIKDIIKEMFSYADMFTMSAKKDGIVNMGGLIGIKDGKAPVILDIKANCISYEGFYTYGGLSGRDLEALAIGLYESIEDSYLEYRIGQMEYLAAKLDEAGIVYQSPVGGHGLFIDAAAMFPQIPYYEYPAQTLCIELYKEAGIRTCDIGSYMLGNDPDTGEQLKSQFEFSRLAIPRRVYTQAHFDVMADALIAIKERASEIKKGYRITWEPPILRHFQAHLEPIE
- the ruvA gene encoding Holliday junction branch migration protein RuvA; this encodes MIYFVRGKLHSILPNKVIIENNGIGYEITIGNSTVSKLPPSGSEVLLYTYYQNKEDNTALFGFMTKEELSMFHLLISVSGIGPKSAVTMLGETSPKDLMVAIITDDIKTMSSFPGIGKKTAARLILELKDKIKTQDAVNEEFGDIVPSSSGAPSDEKSEAVDALTALGYSRSEAFKTVISVWEENMPVETIIKLALKAFAGKNRS
- the ruvB gene encoding Holliday junction branch migration DNA helicase RuvB — encoded protein: MEQRIITGDLRDEDIELEQGLRPLTFSTYIGQERVKSAMEVYVKAAKMRNEPLDHVLLYGPPGLGKTTLSNIIANEMNVKIKITSGPAIERPGDMAAILNDLNEGDILFIDEIHRLNRAIEEILYPAMEDFVIDIVIGKGPGAKSIRLDLPKFTMVGATTRIGLLTAPLRDRFGVIERLEPYTVSELCQIVSRSADVLNIEIEPKGAEEIARRSRGTPRIANRLLKRVRDFAQVMHDGIITEDIAISSLDILEVDKMGLDLTDRKMLLAIIEKFGGGPVGVESLAASINEETDTIEDVYEPYLIQMGFLMRTPRGRQVTDLGYKYLGINKNGDSNQMELDM